CTGCGCGGCTCGATCGGGCCGCCCATCATGGTCATGCTGAGCGGGGTCTTTTCACCGCGTGCGGCCATCAGAGAGACCGCGGCAAGCACCGGCACAGTCGGCTGGCACACGGAAATCACGTGCAGTCGTTCGGCGCCGATGTGGCGGATGAATTCTTCGATGTACGCCACGTAGTCGTCGAGATGAAACGCGCCGTGGCTGGCCGGCACCATGCGCGCGTCAACCCAGTCGGTGATGTACACCTTGTGGTCTTGCAGCAGGGTGCGCACGGTATCGCGCAGCAACGTGGCGTGGTGACCGGAGAGTGGCGCCACGACCAGTACGGTCGGCTCGCTCTTCAACCTCTCGATGGTGTCCGGATCGTCGCTGAAGCGCTTGAAGCGCTTGAGCTGGCAGAAGGGCTTGTCCAGCACCACACGTTCGATCACGGCAATGTCCTGGCCGTGCGAAGTGACCTGCGGCAGGTTGAAGGCCGGCTTCTCGTATTCCTTGCCCAGGCGGTGCATCAGTTCGTAGCCGGCGGCCAGTCGCTGCGCACCGGGCAGGTGGGACATGGGGCTGGTCACGTCGCTCAGCATCTTCGCGCTGGCTTCGGCGTAATGGCTCATGGGGCCGAGGAAGGCGCGTTGCCACTCGTGGATCTGATAGAGCATGAGACGGACCGGGCGGAGTCAGAGGGAATCATCTTACCCGGTTTGGCGGGTGCGTGCTGCGCTGCCGCATCGTCTCGTGCCTGATGAATCAGTTGCTTACGTGCGACGACAGAGCAGCAGCACTTCGTCGACCCCGGTCGATGGCACCAGCCCGGGCTGCCAGCTCAGCGGCTTCTGCAGGCGCAGGCCGATGGGCATGAAGACCCGGTTGTACCACCACAGCGCGCGCTCCCTGTGCTGGGTGAGGTACTTCTCGCCGAGGGCGAGCAGGGTGGGTGAAGAGGGTTGCATGCCATAGACCGCGCTTTGTTCAATGCGCCAACCATGCGTGGCCAGTCGGGCGGCAATGTCCCCCGGCTCGTACCGGCGATAGTGGCCGACGAAGTCGTCGAAACTGGTCCATGCATCCGCATGC
This genomic window from Dyella terrae contains:
- a CDS encoding polyhydroxyalkanoate depolymerase: MLYQIHEWQRAFLGPMSHYAEASAKMLSDVTSPMSHLPGAQRLAAGYELMHRLGKEYEKPAFNLPQVTSHGQDIAVIERVVLDKPFCQLKRFKRFSDDPDTIERLKSEPTVLVVAPLSGHHATLLRDTVRTLLQDHKVYITDWVDARMVPASHGAFHLDDYVAYIEEFIRHIGAERLHVISVCQPTVPVLAAVSLMAARGEKTPLSMTMMGGPIEPRSNPTGVNNLATNRPLSWFRGNVIHTVPPNYPGSGREVYPGFLQHAGFIAMNPGRHLNSHWDFYENLLRGDEDDAQAHRKFYDEYNAVLDMPAEYYLDTISTVFQQFLLPRGLWDVSGERVKPSAIKTTALLTVEGELDDISGIGQTEAAHDLCSGIATDRREHRVVEGAGHYGIFSGRRWRQLVYPQVRDFIRKFDAQVA